One window from the genome of Nocardioides conyzicola encodes:
- a CDS encoding single-stranded DNA-binding protein has protein sequence MPAQQKGTVAADAAINEVRLVGRVSQQPEQRELPSGDTLWTFRVVVPRPASAGRAAVDALECAAWTARAQRSVASWQPDDVVEVSGAMRRRFFRAGGGAASRVEVEVSRGRLIRRAGSG, from the coding sequence ATGCCAGCACAGCAGAAAGGAACCGTCGCGGCCGATGCTGCGATCAACGAGGTCCGCCTGGTCGGCCGGGTCTCACAGCAGCCGGAGCAGCGGGAGCTCCCCAGTGGCGACACGCTCTGGACGTTTCGCGTCGTGGTGCCGCGGCCAGCGTCGGCCGGGCGCGCGGCCGTGGACGCCCTCGAGTGCGCGGCCTGGACCGCGCGGGCCCAACGGTCGGTGGCGTCGTGGCAGCCGGACGACGTGGTCGAGGTGTCCGGTGCGATGCGCCGGCGCTTCTTCCGCGCCGGCGGGGGAGCCGCGTCGCGGGTGGAGGTCGAGGTCAGTCGCGGCCGGTTGATTCGTCGCGCAGGGAGCGGATGA